From Rutidosis leptorrhynchoides isolate AG116_Rl617_1_P2 chromosome 3, CSIRO_AGI_Rlap_v1, whole genome shotgun sequence, a single genomic window includes:
- the LOC139898319 gene encoding uncharacterized protein isoform X1, whose protein sequence is MHHLHPGTAITVTNTIVFLAAIPLCRNNNIVFDAIVFSASNLIRQTSLSPPSIYQVFGERTAGEEVQGGVNDVILHAEDDETVGCCGNNIEPVEETPEFIIDEVYNIEPLEEKETTEYATNQESRLQQRKPWTKNERAMIEEPQSSKQSMYLCKSKRND, encoded by the exons ATGCATCATCTTCATCCCGGCACCGCTATCACCGTCACAAACACCATCGTCTTCCTCGCTGCAATACCCCTCTGTCGCAACAACAACATCGTGTTCGACGCCATCGTATTTTCTGCCAGTAACCTAATCCGTCAAACGTCGCTGTCTCCACCATCGATCTACCAG GTGTTCGGTGAGCGTACCGCCGGTGAAGAAGTACAAGGAG GTGTTAATGACGTCATTTTGCATGCTGAAGATGATGAAACTGTTGGATGTT GTGGAAATAATATTGAACCAGTAGAGGAAACACCAGAGTTCATAATTGATGAAGTATACAACATTGAACCATTAGAGGAAAAAGAAACAACAGAATACGCCACCAACCAGGAAAGCAGATTACAACAACGG AAACCCTGGACAAAGAATGAAAGAGCAATGATTGAAGAACCACAATCAAGTAAACAAAGCATGTATCTTTGTAAATCAAAGAGAAATGATTGA
- the LOC139898319 gene encoding uncharacterized protein isoform X2, with protein sequence MHHLHPGTAITVTNTIVFLAAIPLCRNNNIVFDAIVFSASNLIRQTSLSPPSIYQVFGERTAGEEVQGGGNNIEPVEETPEFIIDEVYNIEPLEEKETTEYATNQESRLQQRKPWTKNERAMIEEPQSSKQSMYLCKSKRND encoded by the exons ATGCATCATCTTCATCCCGGCACCGCTATCACCGTCACAAACACCATCGTCTTCCTCGCTGCAATACCCCTCTGTCGCAACAACAACATCGTGTTCGACGCCATCGTATTTTCTGCCAGTAACCTAATCCGTCAAACGTCGCTGTCTCCACCATCGATCTACCAG GTGTTCGGTGAGCGTACCGCCGGTGAAGAAGTACAAGGAG GTGGAAATAATATTGAACCAGTAGAGGAAACACCAGAGTTCATAATTGATGAAGTATACAACATTGAACCATTAGAGGAAAAAGAAACAACAGAATACGCCACCAACCAGGAAAGCAGATTACAACAACGG AAACCCTGGACAAAGAATGAAAGAGCAATGATTGAAGAACCACAATCAAGTAAACAAAGCATGTATCTTTGTAAATCAAAGAGAAATGATTGA